GTCGTCCTCGCCGTTTTCGTCGCTCTCGTCCGCTTACTCTTCGCCGTCGTCGTCCTCGTCGGTCTCGTTTCTTCGGGGTCGCTGCTTTCGTTCTCGTCGGCCGTCTCCTCTTCCGTCGGATCGTCTTCGGGATCGTCACCCTCCGGCTCTGGGATCGGCTGGACGACGACGCGTTCGTCGAGCAACAGGGGCGAAAACTCGAGTGGATCGCGGGCGGCCCGAATATCCCGGCGACGACGTACCGGGAGTTAGTCGAGGAGTTGCTCCTCGGGAACCGCCTGGTCGAGAACGATCTGCACCTCTGCGGTCGGTACGTCGATCTCTCGGCGATCGAGACGCCGGTGTTGCTCGTCCTCGGCGAGGAAGACGCGTTCGTTCCTTGGGAGGCGAGCGTTCCGTTCCTCGACCGAATCAGCAGCGACGACACGGCGATCATCGAACTCCCGACCGGTCACGTCGGGCTCTCGGTCGCGGAGGTGGCCCACGAACGAGGGTGGCCGCGGATCGCGGACTGGCTCGAGGAGCGGAGTTCCTGAGCGTCCGACCGCGCTCACCGTTCGAGGAACGATCGGACGCGCGAGTCGAACCGCCACTTGCGCTCGTGAAACGCGCCGTGTTTCGCGCCCGGAACGAGTTCGAGTTCTCCGTTCGGTAACTCGGCGACGGTTTTCCGCGCGAGCGACGCCGTGAAGAACGGGTCGCGCTCGCCGCCGAAGACGAGCGTCGGCTGGTCGATCGCCGCGAGTTCGTCGCAGCCGTCGAACTCGAGGATGAACTCGAGGGAGCGCCAGACGTCAGCGGGGTCCGCCGGGCGCGGCTGGAACACGCGGCCGGCGGTCCGGAGCGCGAGGGGATAGCCCACCGCGCGGCCGTCGGAGAACATCGCGGCGGCGAGTTCCGATCGGATCGAGGCCCAGTCGTGCCCGCGGGCGTAGCGTTCGAACTGTCGTAGGGTCGGTCGCGCGTCCTCGTCGAGCCGGCAGGCGCTGTTCGCGAGGACGAGTCGATCGACCAGCTCGGGCCGCTCGCGGGCGAGCGCCTGTCCGATCAACCCGCCCATCGAGATGCCGATCACGTCGACCGCGTCGCTCGAGTCGCCGATCGCCTCGAGGGCCCGCGCGTGGGTCGCGAACGGCATCGTCGGCGTCGTATCCCGACGGAAGTCCCCGCGGTCGACTGAGCAGGTAGACCGCGTATTCGTCGAGGTAGCGGGCGACGTAGGGCGCGAGCGCCATGCCCGCAAACGGCGGATAGCTGCCGGGGAACATCGCGTCACCGAACCCCGGCATAATGACGAGCGAGCGCGATCCGCTGCCGGTCTTGACGTACGGGTGACCGCCGGGGAGTTCCCCGGTATCGCTTCCGGCCGTCAACGGTTTCAGGACGGAGTCAGCCGATCCCACAGGGATTTCATCTCCGAGGCCGTCGCCAGCGTATCGAGTTCGCGGTAGGCCGATTTCTCCTCGTCGTAGTTGGACTCGAGGGGCCTCTGGGCGTCGTCGGAGAGTTCGAGCTCGGTTGCCAACATCGATAACCCTTCGTAGGCCGTCATCTCGATCCGCTCCGTCATCATGCCGGCGTTGAGGTAGACCATGTCGAGCAGGTCGTCGTCCTCGATCTGGCGCTCGAAGGTACGACGTTCCTCCTCGAGGGCGTCGAGGATGGGCGCTTCCTGCGTCTCCGGCGGAACGTCCAGAGCCGCGAAGACGTCCTCGAGCCGCTGGACCTGGGCGCGGGTTTCGTCGCGGTGGTCGGCGAACCCCTGGCTCATCCGATCGTTTCCGGTGTTTCTCGACATCTCGTCGAGCGTCTCGACGAGTTCCTGCTCGATGTAGTACTGCTGACGGAGCTTGTGGACGAACAGTTCGTGGAGTGTGTCGATGCTCATCTCGATCTATTCGCCAGTAGCCACGTGCATAACCCTCGCCCCCGAACACGCAGGTACGTCGGCGATCGCTCGGTCCGCATCCGAACGACCAGATTCCCGTCGCTACGCTGACTCGAGCACGGGGATGTCCGCCGGCGTGTCGAAATCGTGGAAGTGCTCGCCCTTCTCGGCGCTGAGGATGTCGAGCGCCGCCGCGCCGCCGTCGCCGGCGGCGATGACGGCCTGCCACTCCTCGGCTCGTACCATCGCGCCCGTCGCGTAGCAGTTCTCGACGCTCGTCTCCATGCTGAGGGTCACGTCGACGGTGTCGTCGTCGTCGAAGTCACAGCCGAGCACCTCCGCGGTCGATCGGTCCGCCCCGGTCGCGAGGACGACGTACGTCGCCTCGTACTCGCCGTCCGTAGTCTCGATCCGGAATCCGTCGGCCGTCTCCTCGACGTCGGTCACTTCTTCGTTCGTGTGCAGGTCTGCGCCGCGGTCCTGCACCTGTCCCCGAGCGAGGGTCAAGAATTCGTCGCCGCTGATGCTCCGGATGCCGAGGTAGTTGAACAGGTGGGCCTTGTGCATCCACGTCTCGTCGGTGTCGAAGACGACGGTCTCGAGGCCGTTCTTCGCGGTGAACAGTGCTGCGCTCAACCCGGCGGTTCCGCCGCCGACGATTGCAACGTCTGGCATGATGGGAACCACCACGAGGGCCGTGGTAAACAATTTTGCTGCCGGAACGGACACCCCTCGAACGAAAACGGTCCCTGTCTCGCAGCCGACGCGAGTTCGACGCGGCTGACCGTCTCAGCAATCGTCGGCGTTCACGTCGATCTGGCCGGGTTCGAGAACCGGCTCGCTCGAGACGGCGACGTCGCCTCGCCCATCGTCGCCATCGTCGGCTACCACGTCTGCGTCCGCGTGTTCACCGTCGGTGAGAACGATTACGCCCCCGGCGAGCAACGGCGCGATCACGCCGGCGATCACGGTTCGCGGGTCCGAGAGCGGTGCCCGAACGACGACGCGATCTCCTTCCTCGAGTCCGTGCTCGTCGATCACCTCGCGGGCCGCTTCGAGTGCTTCCTCGTGTGTCAGTCGTCGGTCGCCGTCGGTCAGGAGCGTCGTGTCCGGCGATATCGAGAGCGGCGGGAACGACGGGTTCTCGCTCCAGAGGCCGGCGTCGAAGTGATGGACGCCGGGTTCGTCGGGTTCGTCGCCGTAGCAGACCCGCTGTGCCCCGCGCGGCAGGTCGTACGATCCGACGTCGTCGGTCGGTGCGACGAGCGTTCGGAACTCCGTGTCGCCCGTCAGATCTGCCGGGGGGTCGAACCGCGTGGTCCCCTCGAGCAACGTCGTCCCGAAAAACGCGAGCAGCGCGAGCGGACCGCTGCCGACGATTCCGACGGTGACGCCTTCTCGAACGCCCGAGTGACGGAGGAAGTTGCCGGCCTTCCAGGAGGTCGTACAGAGCCAGTGGACGTCGAATTCGCGGCCGGTCGCGTCGACGAGCGCCGTCCGGTCGTCGCGTCGATCGCGCGTCAGCAGACTGTCGACCGTCTCCATACGAGAGGATTCGAGCACTAACTCAAAAGTCCGCCGAGTTCGTCGCCACCGACATTCTGATCCCCTCGCCGCTGCCGTCGTTTTGAACGGGTTACTGGCTTCTTTCCCGTTTCCGAACCCATCAGGGCCGCTGAATCCCGCTGAATCGGGGTTAAATGACGTCGTGCTTCCGATAGAATCGCCGCGTCCGATCGTCGGCCAAGAGCGGGCGGTGAACCTGCATCGCAGCGACGCCGGTCTGACTGTTCCCCTCGATAATCTTGAACTCGCCTTCGTCGGTGACGACGACGTCCCAGCCGACGTACGGCATGTGCGAGAGCGTGTCGGCGATCTCGAGCAGTTTGGTGCGGATCTCCTCCCAGCCGGGAATCTCCGTTCCCTCGATGCGGGCGCCGGTTTCTGGATGCGTTTCGTGCCAGGTGACGGACTCCTTGTGGTAGTAGTGGGCACCGGCGCTGAGTTCTCCCGTCTCCCGATCGACTTCCGCACTCAATCCTCCCTTCGAGAAGTTGTCCACGGGTGCGGAGTTGCTGGTGCCGATCCGCTGGACCGCGATCGGAATAAACGCCTCCTGTGCGTCCTCGTCGTACATCGTGAGAACCCGGATCGTGTTTACCGTGTCGGGATACAACTCGTCGGCGTACTCGCCCTGTTCGACGAACTCACAGACGAGGTAGTCCTCGAGATCAGCGAGCGTCTCGGCCAGTTCGGCGTCGTTCATCGGCGCCCCGTCGTACAGATAGC
This DNA window, taken from Natronococcus sp. CG52, encodes the following:
- a CDS encoding NAD(P)/FAD-dependent oxidoreductase, translating into MPDVAIVGGGTAGLSAALFTAKNGLETVVFDTDETWMHKAHLFNYLGIRSISGDEFLTLARGQVQDRGADLHTNEEVTDVEETADGFRIETTDGEYEATYVVLATGADRSTAEVLGCDFDDDDTVDVTLSMETSVENCYATGAMVRAEEWQAVIAAGDGGAAALDILSAEKGEHFHDFDTPADIPVLESA
- a CDS encoding acyl-CoA synthetase family protein, with protein sequence METVDSLLTRDRRDDRTALVDATGREFDVHWLCTTSWKAGNFLRHSGVREGVTVGIVGSGPLALLAFFGTTLLEGTTRFDPPADLTGDTEFRTLVAPTDDVGSYDLPRGAQRVCYGDEPDEPGVHHFDAGLWSENPSFPPLSISPDTTLLTDGDRRLTHEEALEAAREVIDEHGLEEGDRVVVRAPLSDPRTVIAGVIAPLLAGGVIVLTDGEHADADVVADDGDDGRGDVAVSSEPVLEPGQIDVNADDC
- a CDS encoding YciE/YciF ferroxidase family protein, whose amino-acid sequence is MSIDTLHELFVHKLRQQYYIEQELVETLDEMSRNTGNDRMSQGFADHRDETRAQVQRLEDVFAALDVPPETQEAPILDALEEERRTFERQIEDDDLLDMVYLNAGMMTERIEMTAYEGLSMLATELELSDDAQRPLESNYDEEKSAYRELDTLATASEMKSLWDRLTPS
- a CDS encoding alpha/beta fold hydrolase — translated: MPFATHARALEAIGDSSDAVDVIGISMGGLIGQALARERPELVDRLVLANSACRLDEDARPTLRQFERYARGHDWASIRSELAAAMFSDGRAVGYPLALRTAGRVFQPRPADPADVWRSLEFILEFDGCDELAAIDQPTLVFGGERDPFFTASLARKTVAELPNGELELVPGAKHGAFHERKWRFDSRVRSFLER
- a CDS encoding sugar-transfer associated ATP-grasp domain-containing protein yields the protein MNIREAYQTVNRVRNLVRDERQDGPMFDFSSRERLWLYRRRFLSKSGVLYDFDTYEPTTYLDDYQRYVRSGRINGHWGALIDNKLAFHQILREFPSSRSTVYGLLKDGQFHVFESEDDDVAVASDGGIELERSPDPNPSRPSVDPIEWLDDTLSDGDRLVLKWFSGGGGNNVHFLEREDGSYLYDGAPMNDAELAETLADLEDYLVCEFVEQGEYADELYPDTVNTIRVLTMYDEDAQEAFIPIAVQRIGTSNSAPVDNFSKGGLSAEVDRETGELSAGAHYYHKESVTWHETHPETGARIEGTEIPGWEEIRTKLLEIADTLSHMPYVGWDVVVTDEGEFKIIEGNSQTGVAAMQVHRPLLADDRTRRFYRKHDVI